Proteins encoded in a region of the Scatophagus argus isolate fScaArg1 chromosome 1, fScaArg1.pri, whole genome shotgun sequence genome:
- the LOC124061340 gene encoding mothers against decapentaplegic homolog 6-like, giving the protein MFKSRRSGLVRRLWRSRLVTESDGRDGSRRGEGGRNGPCGRHSGKLHRQEQRSMTHTEPAPGLTGEAGDLTESAEREEDEQPDDDRGAMCVREHRGSRWGQEGDSRTVTCCLFGEWDIRPRSPYWASRKDGGGACQCAPRHAGLEEELASTAHAFLKRLKERSLDALVKAVETKGSGECVMVPSTELRLGTHHVSPQYLLCKMYRWSDLPLSARLKTLCHCQSFGAVDCSKVCCNPYHYSRLCGPESPPPPYSLSRSDEHKPLDSSLSYTEPAPPLLSSLPHISPRDYTDTGTSLGSSTSGGHRSHWCSVAYWEQRTRVGRLYPAYEPSLNIFYDLPQGTGLCLGQLHANAYHSRRDDPDSHSTSGLHGRHSHGSGGNSISSSSVQQIRSKIGYGIMLSREPDGVWVYNRSQHPVFVHSPTLDPPSARGLSVKRVMPGFSLKVFDYERSSWMAEHGVKPESQEGPWDPHSVRISFAKGWGPCYSRQFITSCPCWLEVLLNNHR; this is encoded by the exons ATGTTCAAGTCGAGACGCTCAGGTCTTGTACGGCGACTCTGGAGAAGCCGTCTGGTCACCGAGAGCGACGGGCGGGATGGAAGCAGACGAGGTGAGGGAGGACGGAACGGTCCTTGTGGCAGACACTCAGGAAAGCTACACAGACAGGAGCAGCGGTCGATGACACACACTGAGCCGGCTCCGGGACTCACAGGAGAGGCTGGAGACCTGACGGAGAGcgcagagagggaggaagacgaGCAGCCTGACGATGACCGGGGTGCCATGTGCGTCCGAGAGCACAGAGGCTCCCGGTGGGGACAGGAGGGCGACAGTCGGACGGTGAcgtgttgtttgtttggggaATGGGATATCAGACCTCGGAGCCCTTATTGGGCCTCGAGAAAAGACGGAGGGGGCGCCTGTCAGTGCGCACCGAGACATGCGGGGCTGGAGGAGGAACTCGCGAGCACTGCTCATGCTTTTTTGAAAAGACTCAAGGAGAGATCTCTGGACGCCTTGGTTAAGGCTGTAGAGACCAAAGGATCCGGCGAGTGCGTCATGGTGCCGAGCACTGAGCTGCGGCTCGGGACTCATCATGTCTCTCCACAGTATCTTCTGTGCAAGATGTACCGCTGGAGCGACCTGCCGCTCTCAGCCCGGCTCAAAACGCTGTGCCACTGCCAGAGCTTCGGCGCAGTGGACTGCTCAAAGGTGTGCTGCAACCCCTATCACTACAGCCGCTTATGTGGGCCAG AGTCACCTCCTCCCCCATACTCTCTGTCCCGTTCAGATGAACACAAGCCACTGG ACTCAAGTCTGTCTTACACTGAACCTGCGCCCCCACTCCTCTCCAGTCTGCCTCACATTTCGCCAAGAGACTACACAG aCACTGGTACCTCCCTCGGCTCCTCGACTTCTGGTGGACATCGCTCTCACTGGTGCAGTGTCGCCTACTGGGAGCAGCGTACACGTGTGGGTCGCCTTTATCCAGCCTACGAGCCCTCGCTCAACATCTTCTATGATCTACCTCAGGGCACGGGCCTCTGCCTTGGCCAGCTCCACGCCAACGCCTACCACAGCCGCCGGGACGACCCGGACAGCCACAGCACATCTGGTCTTCACGGACGTCACAGCCATGGAAGTGGAGGGAatagcatcagcagcagcagtgtacAACAGATTCGCAGTAAAATTGGCTACGGCATCATGCTGAGCCGGGAACCGGACGGAGTGTGGGTGTACAATCGAAGCCAGCACCCAGTGTTTGTTCACTCACCCACTCTGGACCCACCCAGTGCTCGGGGACTGAGTGTAAAAAGGGTAATGCCGGGCTTCTCCCTCAAGGTGTTTGACTATGAACGCTCCAGCTGGATGGCGGAGCACGGCGTGAAGCCTGAGAGCCAGGAGGGGCCCTGGGACCCCCATAGTGTTCGCATAAGTTTTGCTAAAGGATGGGGCCCCTGCTACTCGAGACAGTTCATCACCTCCTGTCCGTGCTGGCTGGAGGTGCTACTCAACAACCACAGatag